A genome region from Antarctobacter heliothermus includes the following:
- a CDS encoding fumarylacetoacetate hydrolase family protein, whose protein sequence is MRICRFNEDRIGMVEDGQVYDITAVAEDLGPFGYPLPRHDVFIAALPELSGRIREIAAKAHPIAAEDVRFLSPVANPGKLMAAPVNYMDHLQEAEEVLIKYFEQKVEQINKIGLFLKATSSLIGAADPIRLRLDDRRNDHEIELACVIGRTANHVTEEDALDYVAGYCVGLDITLRGPEERSLRKSSDTYSVLGPWMVTADEMGDPLGLGMHLEVNGDSRQVANTRDLIFSVPKLIALASRFYTLHPGDVLYTGTPAGVGEIVSGDVITATIDRVGTLTSRVA, encoded by the coding sequence ATGCGAATCTGTCGTTTCAACGAGGACAGGATCGGAATGGTCGAAGACGGGCAGGTCTATGACATTACCGCTGTCGCCGAAGATCTGGGACCATTCGGATACCCGCTTCCGCGCCATGATGTCTTCATCGCTGCGCTGCCAGAGCTGAGCGGGCGGATCCGGGAGATTGCCGCCAAGGCCCACCCGATTGCCGCAGAGGATGTGCGCTTTCTGTCGCCGGTGGCCAACCCTGGCAAGCTGATGGCGGCTCCGGTGAACTACATGGATCACCTTCAGGAAGCCGAAGAGGTTCTGATCAAGTATTTCGAGCAGAAGGTCGAGCAGATCAATAAGATCGGTCTCTTCCTGAAAGCAACCAGCTCGCTCATCGGGGCGGCGGATCCCATACGCCTGCGTCTGGATGACCGTCGCAACGATCACGAGATCGAGCTGGCCTGCGTCATCGGGCGTACCGCAAACCACGTGACCGAGGAGGACGCTCTCGATTATGTCGCGGGTTATTGCGTCGGTCTCGACATTACCCTCCGCGGACCGGAAGAGCGGTCGCTGCGTAAGTCCAGCGATACCTATTCGGTCTTAGGCCCATGGATGGTGACGGCGGACGAGATGGGCGATCCCTTGGGGCTTGGAATGCACCTCGAGGTCAATGGAGACAGTCGACAGGTCGCGAACACGCGTGATCTGATCTTCTCGGTACCCAAGCTGATCGCCTTGGCCAGCCGGTTCTATACGCTTCATCCCGGTGATGTGCTTTACACCGGAACTCCGGCCGGGGTCGGAGAGATCGTGTCCGGCGACGTCATCACCGCGACGATCGACCGGGTCGGCACCCTGACATCCCGTGTCGCGTGA